The Misgurnus anguillicaudatus chromosome 15, ASM2758022v2, whole genome shotgun sequence genome has a window encoding:
- the tbc1d15 gene encoding TBC1 domain family member 15 isoform X2 gives MAATTPPKVVFEHEGVFIHTSPDESEDQDLISGFLRIVEKDGETLVEYKPLEDADPSNILCACKDSSSVVEWTQSSENNPHRPVDHQLSYETEWDMINAVSYRRKTHSHGEGGSNHVNDRNRWAFSFNVCDLRSITVKCEGWSYLIFRLKDGTALPIIHFHQGGSTAFLDSLRKSVQISESPDDKGTLFVSSYNKTFSQSFENLLDDVNYGFVQNKEMYTDVTTDCNNTRKFKKDPYTTTLGGFSKVTNFLFDQFRVPDSECHQQRPEEEVADMLGELIPGLEINQQEEPGFEVITRLDLGPRPEVQRNGPVTMEEWTKFQDSEGRMINIPHIKHLIFKGGLCHAVRKEAWKFLLGYLPWNSTHEERKILQMRKTDEYFRMKLQWKSISEEQERRNSRLRDYRSLIEKDVNRTDRNNKFYEGLDNPGLILLHDILMTYSMYDFDLGYVQGMSDLLSPILFVMENEVDAFWCFVSLMDEMHENFEEQMQGMKTQLIQLSSLLRLQDLAFWNYLEAQDSGYLYFCFRWLLIRFKREFNFHDILRLWEVMWTGLPCQNFHLLVCCAILDSEKQKIMDRKYGFNEILKHINELSMKLDIEEILNKSESICLQIKNCKDLPNSVSEILGLPTTSKSSSAALETSEYGILESPQTSPRSTHRQDQVVSNGHSHLKETTQNGCKVAFIS, from the exons ATGGCGGCTACAACTCCTCCCAAG GTTGTGTTTGAACATGAGGGAGTTTTTATACACACATCTCCAGATGAATCTGAAGATCAGGATTTAATATCAGGATTCCTCAGGATCGTTGAAAAA GATGGTGAAACTCTTGTGGAATACAAGCCTTTGGAAGACGCAGATCCCTCAAACATACTGTGTGCCTGCAAg GACTCCAGCTCAGTGGTTGAATGGACTCAAAGTTCAGAAAACAATCCTCACAGACCTGTTGACCATCAGCTGAGCTATGAAACCGAATGGGATATGATCAATGCTGTCTCATACAGGAGGAAAACCCATAGCCACGGAGAAG GAGGATCAAACCACGTAAATGACCGCAACAGATGGGCCTTCTCTTTTAATGTGTGTGACCTCAGGTCTATCACAGTTAAATGTGAGGGCTGGTCTTACCTCATTTTCCGCTTGAAGGACGGCACAGCACTACCAATCATTCATTTTCACCAGGGAGGGAGCACAGCGTTCCTGGATAGCCTAAGGAAATCCGTTCAGATCAGCGA GAGCCCAGATGATAAAGGCACCCTTTTTGTCAGCAGCTATAACAAAACTTTCTCACAGTCCTTTGAGAACCTTCTGGATGATGTAAACTATGGATTTGTACAG aacaaagaaatgtatacagatgTAACAACAGATTGTAACAACACGAGG AAATTCAAGAAGGATCCCTACACAACAACACTGGGTGGCTTTTCCAAGGTCACTAACTTTTTATTTGACCAGTTTCGGGTGCCTGATTCCGAGTGTCACCAGCAGCGACCTGAAGAGGAGGTTGCTGACATGTTGGGAGAGCTCATTCCTGGACTAGAGATTAACCAACAGGAAGAGCCAGGCTTTGAAGTCATTA CCAGACTTGATCTGGGGCCGAGGCCAGAAGTGCAGAGGAATGGTCCGGTTACGATGGAAGAATGGACAAAGTTCCAGGATTCAGAAGGAAGAATGATCAACATTCCTCACATAAAGCATCTCATATTTAAAGGG ggTCTTTGCCATGCTGTAAGGAAAGAGGCTTGGAAGTTTTTACTTGGATATTTGCCATGGAACAGCACCCACGAAGAAAGAAAAATACTTCAGATGAGAAAAAC AGACGAATACTTCAGAATGAAGCTTCAGTGGAAATCCATAAGCGAGGAGCAGGAACGCAGAAACTCTAGATTACGAGATTACAGAAGCCTTATTG AAAAAGACGTCAACCGAACAGACCGCAATAACAAGTTTTATGAAGGCCTGGACAACCCTGGCTTAATATTACTACATGACATCCTGATGACCTACAGCATGTACGATTTTGATTTAG GTTATGTGCAGGGCATGAGTGACCTACTATCTCCCATTCTCTTTGTGATGGAGAATGAAGTTGATGCCTTCTGGTGCTTTGTTTCACTCATGGATGAGATG CACGAGAACTTTGAGGAACAGATGCAGGGAATGAAGACCCAGCTGATTCAGCTCAGCTCTTTGCTACGTCTTCAAGACCTGGCCTTCTGGAACTATCTTG AGGCACAGGATTCTGGATACTTATATTTCTGTTTTCGATGGTTATTGATCCGATTTAAGAGAGAGTTTAATTTTCATGACATCCTTCGCCTTTGGGAG GTCATGTGGACGGGACTGCCTTGCCAAAACTTTCACCTTCTGGTGTGCTGTGCCATTTTAGACTCGgagaaacaaaaaataatgGACAGAAAATACGGATTCAATGAAATCCTAAAG CACATAAATGAACTCTCCATGAAATTGGACATTGAGGAAATCCTTAACAAGTCCGAGTCTATCTGTTTGCAGATAAAGAATTGTAAG GACTTACCCAATTCAGTAAGTGAGATATTGGGTCTGCCCACCACTTCAAAATCCTCATCAGCAGCATTAGAAACCAGTGAGTATGGAATACTCGAGTCACCACAGACCTCACCAAGATCCACGCACAGACAAGACCAGGTCGTGTCCAATGGCCACAGTCACCTAAAAGAAACGACACAAAATGGCTGCAAAGTAGCCTTCATTTCCTAG
- the tbc1d15 gene encoding TBC1 domain family member 15 isoform X5, translated as MAATTPPKVVFEHEGVFIHTSPDESEDQDLISGFLRIVEKDGETLVEYKPLEDADPSNILCACKDSSSVVEWTQSSENNPHRPVDHQLSYETEWDMINAVSYRRKTHSHGEGGSNHVNDRNRWAFSFNVCDLRSITVKCEGWSYLIFRLKDGTALPIIHFHQGGSTAFLDSLRKSVQISESPDDKGTLFVSSYNKTFSQSFENLLDDVNYGFVQKFKKDPYTTTLGGFSKVTNFLFDQFRVPDSECHQQRPEEEVADMLGELIPGLEINQQEEPGFEVITRLDLGPRPEVQRNGPVTMEEWTKFQDSEGRMINIPHIKHLIFKGGLCHAVRKEAWKFLLGYLPWNSTHEERKILQMRKTDEYFRMKLQWKSISEEQERRNSRLRDYRSLIEKDVNRTDRNNKFYEGLDNPGLILLHDILMTYSMYDFDLGYVQGMSDLLSPILFVMENEVDAFWCFVSLMDEMHENFEEQMQGMKTQLIQLSSLLRLQDLAFWNYLEAQDSGYLYFCFRWLLIRFKREFNFHDILRLWEVMWTGLPCQNFHLLVCCAILDSEKQKIMDRKYGFNEILKHINELSMKLDIEEILNKSESICLQIKNCKDLPNSVSEILGLPTTSKSSSAALETSEYGILESPQTSPRSTHRQDQVVSNGHSHLKETTQNGCKVAFIS; from the exons ATGGCGGCTACAACTCCTCCCAAG GTTGTGTTTGAACATGAGGGAGTTTTTATACACACATCTCCAGATGAATCTGAAGATCAGGATTTAATATCAGGATTCCTCAGGATCGTTGAAAAA GATGGTGAAACTCTTGTGGAATACAAGCCTTTGGAAGACGCAGATCCCTCAAACATACTGTGTGCCTGCAAg GACTCCAGCTCAGTGGTTGAATGGACTCAAAGTTCAGAAAACAATCCTCACAGACCTGTTGACCATCAGCTGAGCTATGAAACCGAATGGGATATGATCAATGCTGTCTCATACAGGAGGAAAACCCATAGCCACGGAGAAG GAGGATCAAACCACGTAAATGACCGCAACAGATGGGCCTTCTCTTTTAATGTGTGTGACCTCAGGTCTATCACAGTTAAATGTGAGGGCTGGTCTTACCTCATTTTCCGCTTGAAGGACGGCACAGCACTACCAATCATTCATTTTCACCAGGGAGGGAGCACAGCGTTCCTGGATAGCCTAAGGAAATCCGTTCAGATCAGCGA GAGCCCAGATGATAAAGGCACCCTTTTTGTCAGCAGCTATAACAAAACTTTCTCACAGTCCTTTGAGAACCTTCTGGATGATGTAAACTATGGATTTGTACAG AAATTCAAGAAGGATCCCTACACAACAACACTGGGTGGCTTTTCCAAGGTCACTAACTTTTTATTTGACCAGTTTCGGGTGCCTGATTCCGAGTGTCACCAGCAGCGACCTGAAGAGGAGGTTGCTGACATGTTGGGAGAGCTCATTCCTGGACTAGAGATTAACCAACAGGAAGAGCCAGGCTTTGAAGTCATTA CCAGACTTGATCTGGGGCCGAGGCCAGAAGTGCAGAGGAATGGTCCGGTTACGATGGAAGAATGGACAAAGTTCCAGGATTCAGAAGGAAGAATGATCAACATTCCTCACATAAAGCATCTCATATTTAAAGGG ggTCTTTGCCATGCTGTAAGGAAAGAGGCTTGGAAGTTTTTACTTGGATATTTGCCATGGAACAGCACCCACGAAGAAAGAAAAATACTTCAGATGAGAAAAAC AGACGAATACTTCAGAATGAAGCTTCAGTGGAAATCCATAAGCGAGGAGCAGGAACGCAGAAACTCTAGATTACGAGATTACAGAAGCCTTATTG AAAAAGACGTCAACCGAACAGACCGCAATAACAAGTTTTATGAAGGCCTGGACAACCCTGGCTTAATATTACTACATGACATCCTGATGACCTACAGCATGTACGATTTTGATTTAG GTTATGTGCAGGGCATGAGTGACCTACTATCTCCCATTCTCTTTGTGATGGAGAATGAAGTTGATGCCTTCTGGTGCTTTGTTTCACTCATGGATGAGATG CACGAGAACTTTGAGGAACAGATGCAGGGAATGAAGACCCAGCTGATTCAGCTCAGCTCTTTGCTACGTCTTCAAGACCTGGCCTTCTGGAACTATCTTG AGGCACAGGATTCTGGATACTTATATTTCTGTTTTCGATGGTTATTGATCCGATTTAAGAGAGAGTTTAATTTTCATGACATCCTTCGCCTTTGGGAG GTCATGTGGACGGGACTGCCTTGCCAAAACTTTCACCTTCTGGTGTGCTGTGCCATTTTAGACTCGgagaaacaaaaaataatgGACAGAAAATACGGATTCAATGAAATCCTAAAG CACATAAATGAACTCTCCATGAAATTGGACATTGAGGAAATCCTTAACAAGTCCGAGTCTATCTGTTTGCAGATAAAGAATTGTAAG GACTTACCCAATTCAGTAAGTGAGATATTGGGTCTGCCCACCACTTCAAAATCCTCATCAGCAGCATTAGAAACCAGTGAGTATGGAATACTCGAGTCACCACAGACCTCACCAAGATCCACGCACAGACAAGACCAGGTCGTGTCCAATGGCCACAGTCACCTAAAAGAAACGACACAAAATGGCTGCAAAGTAGCCTTCATTTCCTAG
- the tbc1d15 gene encoding TBC1 domain family member 15 isoform X4, which produces MAATTPPKVVFEHEGVFIHTSPDESEDQDLISGFLRIVEKDGETLVEYKPLEDADPSNILCACKDSSSVVEWTQSSENNPHRPVDHQLSYETEWDMINAVSYRRKTHSHGEGGSNHVNDRNRWAFSFNVCDLRSITVKCEGWSYLIFRLKDGTALPIIHFHQGGSTAFLDSLRKSVQISDPDDKGTLFVSSYNKTFSQSFENLLDDVNYGFVQNKEMYTDVTTDCNNTRKFKKDPYTTTLGGFSKVTNFLFDQFRVPDSECHQQRPEEEVADMLGELIPGLEINQQEEPGFEVITRLDLGPRPEVQRNGPVTMEEWTKFQDSEGRMINIPHIKHLIFKGGLCHAVRKEAWKFLLGYLPWNSTHEERKILQMRKTDEYFRMKLQWKSISEEQERRNSRLRDYRSLIEKDVNRTDRNNKFYEGLDNPGLILLHDILMTYSMYDFDLGYVQGMSDLLSPILFVMENEVDAFWCFVSLMDEMHENFEEQMQGMKTQLIQLSSLLRLQDLAFWNYLEAQDSGYLYFCFRWLLIRFKREFNFHDILRLWEVMWTGLPCQNFHLLVCCAILDSEKQKIMDRKYGFNEILKHINELSMKLDIEEILNKSESICLQIKNCKDLPNSVSEILGLPTTSKSSSAALETSEYGILESPQTSPRSTHRQDQVVSNGHSHLKETTQNGCKVAFIS; this is translated from the exons ATGGCGGCTACAACTCCTCCCAAG GTTGTGTTTGAACATGAGGGAGTTTTTATACACACATCTCCAGATGAATCTGAAGATCAGGATTTAATATCAGGATTCCTCAGGATCGTTGAAAAA GATGGTGAAACTCTTGTGGAATACAAGCCTTTGGAAGACGCAGATCCCTCAAACATACTGTGTGCCTGCAAg GACTCCAGCTCAGTGGTTGAATGGACTCAAAGTTCAGAAAACAATCCTCACAGACCTGTTGACCATCAGCTGAGCTATGAAACCGAATGGGATATGATCAATGCTGTCTCATACAGGAGGAAAACCCATAGCCACGGAGAAG GAGGATCAAACCACGTAAATGACCGCAACAGATGGGCCTTCTCTTTTAATGTGTGTGACCTCAGGTCTATCACAGTTAAATGTGAGGGCTGGTCTTACCTCATTTTCCGCTTGAAGGACGGCACAGCACTACCAATCATTCATTTTCACCAGGGAGGGAGCACAGCGTTCCTGGATAGCCTAAGGAAATCCGTTCAGATCAGCGA CCCAGATGATAAAGGCACCCTTTTTGTCAGCAGCTATAACAAAACTTTCTCACAGTCCTTTGAGAACCTTCTGGATGATGTAAACTATGGATTTGTACAG aacaaagaaatgtatacagatgTAACAACAGATTGTAACAACACGAGG AAATTCAAGAAGGATCCCTACACAACAACACTGGGTGGCTTTTCCAAGGTCACTAACTTTTTATTTGACCAGTTTCGGGTGCCTGATTCCGAGTGTCACCAGCAGCGACCTGAAGAGGAGGTTGCTGACATGTTGGGAGAGCTCATTCCTGGACTAGAGATTAACCAACAGGAAGAGCCAGGCTTTGAAGTCATTA CCAGACTTGATCTGGGGCCGAGGCCAGAAGTGCAGAGGAATGGTCCGGTTACGATGGAAGAATGGACAAAGTTCCAGGATTCAGAAGGAAGAATGATCAACATTCCTCACATAAAGCATCTCATATTTAAAGGG ggTCTTTGCCATGCTGTAAGGAAAGAGGCTTGGAAGTTTTTACTTGGATATTTGCCATGGAACAGCACCCACGAAGAAAGAAAAATACTTCAGATGAGAAAAAC AGACGAATACTTCAGAATGAAGCTTCAGTGGAAATCCATAAGCGAGGAGCAGGAACGCAGAAACTCTAGATTACGAGATTACAGAAGCCTTATTG AAAAAGACGTCAACCGAACAGACCGCAATAACAAGTTTTATGAAGGCCTGGACAACCCTGGCTTAATATTACTACATGACATCCTGATGACCTACAGCATGTACGATTTTGATTTAG GTTATGTGCAGGGCATGAGTGACCTACTATCTCCCATTCTCTTTGTGATGGAGAATGAAGTTGATGCCTTCTGGTGCTTTGTTTCACTCATGGATGAGATG CACGAGAACTTTGAGGAACAGATGCAGGGAATGAAGACCCAGCTGATTCAGCTCAGCTCTTTGCTACGTCTTCAAGACCTGGCCTTCTGGAACTATCTTG AGGCACAGGATTCTGGATACTTATATTTCTGTTTTCGATGGTTATTGATCCGATTTAAGAGAGAGTTTAATTTTCATGACATCCTTCGCCTTTGGGAG GTCATGTGGACGGGACTGCCTTGCCAAAACTTTCACCTTCTGGTGTGCTGTGCCATTTTAGACTCGgagaaacaaaaaataatgGACAGAAAATACGGATTCAATGAAATCCTAAAG CACATAAATGAACTCTCCATGAAATTGGACATTGAGGAAATCCTTAACAAGTCCGAGTCTATCTGTTTGCAGATAAAGAATTGTAAG GACTTACCCAATTCAGTAAGTGAGATATTGGGTCTGCCCACCACTTCAAAATCCTCATCAGCAGCATTAGAAACCAGTGAGTATGGAATACTCGAGTCACCACAGACCTCACCAAGATCCACGCACAGACAAGACCAGGTCGTGTCCAATGGCCACAGTCACCTAAAAGAAACGACACAAAATGGCTGCAAAGTAGCCTTCATTTCCTAG
- the tbc1d15 gene encoding TBC1 domain family member 15 isoform X3, which translates to MAATTPPKVVFEHEGVFIHTSPDESEDQDLISGFLRIVEKDGETLVEYKPLEDADPSNILCACKDSSSVVEWTQSSENNPHRPVDHQLSYETEWDMINAVSYRRKTHSHGEGGSNHVNDRNRWAFSFNVCDLRSITVKCEGWSYLIFRLKDGTALPIIHFHQGGSTAFLDSLRKSVQISDPDDKGTLFVSSYNKTFSQSFENLLDDVNYGFVQQNKEMYTDVTTDCNNTRKFKKDPYTTTLGGFSKVTNFLFDQFRVPDSECHQQRPEEEVADMLGELIPGLEINQQEEPGFEVITRLDLGPRPEVQRNGPVTMEEWTKFQDSEGRMINIPHIKHLIFKGGLCHAVRKEAWKFLLGYLPWNSTHEERKILQMRKTDEYFRMKLQWKSISEEQERRNSRLRDYRSLIEKDVNRTDRNNKFYEGLDNPGLILLHDILMTYSMYDFDLGYVQGMSDLLSPILFVMENEVDAFWCFVSLMDEMHENFEEQMQGMKTQLIQLSSLLRLQDLAFWNYLEAQDSGYLYFCFRWLLIRFKREFNFHDILRLWEVMWTGLPCQNFHLLVCCAILDSEKQKIMDRKYGFNEILKHINELSMKLDIEEILNKSESICLQIKNCKDLPNSVSEILGLPTTSKSSSAALETSEYGILESPQTSPRSTHRQDQVVSNGHSHLKETTQNGCKVAFIS; encoded by the exons ATGGCGGCTACAACTCCTCCCAAG GTTGTGTTTGAACATGAGGGAGTTTTTATACACACATCTCCAGATGAATCTGAAGATCAGGATTTAATATCAGGATTCCTCAGGATCGTTGAAAAA GATGGTGAAACTCTTGTGGAATACAAGCCTTTGGAAGACGCAGATCCCTCAAACATACTGTGTGCCTGCAAg GACTCCAGCTCAGTGGTTGAATGGACTCAAAGTTCAGAAAACAATCCTCACAGACCTGTTGACCATCAGCTGAGCTATGAAACCGAATGGGATATGATCAATGCTGTCTCATACAGGAGGAAAACCCATAGCCACGGAGAAG GAGGATCAAACCACGTAAATGACCGCAACAGATGGGCCTTCTCTTTTAATGTGTGTGACCTCAGGTCTATCACAGTTAAATGTGAGGGCTGGTCTTACCTCATTTTCCGCTTGAAGGACGGCACAGCACTACCAATCATTCATTTTCACCAGGGAGGGAGCACAGCGTTCCTGGATAGCCTAAGGAAATCCGTTCAGATCAGCGA CCCAGATGATAAAGGCACCCTTTTTGTCAGCAGCTATAACAAAACTTTCTCACAGTCCTTTGAGAACCTTCTGGATGATGTAAACTATGGATTTGTACAG cagaacaaagaaatgtatacagatgTAACAACAGATTGTAACAACACGAGG AAATTCAAGAAGGATCCCTACACAACAACACTGGGTGGCTTTTCCAAGGTCACTAACTTTTTATTTGACCAGTTTCGGGTGCCTGATTCCGAGTGTCACCAGCAGCGACCTGAAGAGGAGGTTGCTGACATGTTGGGAGAGCTCATTCCTGGACTAGAGATTAACCAACAGGAAGAGCCAGGCTTTGAAGTCATTA CCAGACTTGATCTGGGGCCGAGGCCAGAAGTGCAGAGGAATGGTCCGGTTACGATGGAAGAATGGACAAAGTTCCAGGATTCAGAAGGAAGAATGATCAACATTCCTCACATAAAGCATCTCATATTTAAAGGG ggTCTTTGCCATGCTGTAAGGAAAGAGGCTTGGAAGTTTTTACTTGGATATTTGCCATGGAACAGCACCCACGAAGAAAGAAAAATACTTCAGATGAGAAAAAC AGACGAATACTTCAGAATGAAGCTTCAGTGGAAATCCATAAGCGAGGAGCAGGAACGCAGAAACTCTAGATTACGAGATTACAGAAGCCTTATTG AAAAAGACGTCAACCGAACAGACCGCAATAACAAGTTTTATGAAGGCCTGGACAACCCTGGCTTAATATTACTACATGACATCCTGATGACCTACAGCATGTACGATTTTGATTTAG GTTATGTGCAGGGCATGAGTGACCTACTATCTCCCATTCTCTTTGTGATGGAGAATGAAGTTGATGCCTTCTGGTGCTTTGTTTCACTCATGGATGAGATG CACGAGAACTTTGAGGAACAGATGCAGGGAATGAAGACCCAGCTGATTCAGCTCAGCTCTTTGCTACGTCTTCAAGACCTGGCCTTCTGGAACTATCTTG AGGCACAGGATTCTGGATACTTATATTTCTGTTTTCGATGGTTATTGATCCGATTTAAGAGAGAGTTTAATTTTCATGACATCCTTCGCCTTTGGGAG GTCATGTGGACGGGACTGCCTTGCCAAAACTTTCACCTTCTGGTGTGCTGTGCCATTTTAGACTCGgagaaacaaaaaataatgGACAGAAAATACGGATTCAATGAAATCCTAAAG CACATAAATGAACTCTCCATGAAATTGGACATTGAGGAAATCCTTAACAAGTCCGAGTCTATCTGTTTGCAGATAAAGAATTGTAAG GACTTACCCAATTCAGTAAGTGAGATATTGGGTCTGCCCACCACTTCAAAATCCTCATCAGCAGCATTAGAAACCAGTGAGTATGGAATACTCGAGTCACCACAGACCTCACCAAGATCCACGCACAGACAAGACCAGGTCGTGTCCAATGGCCACAGTCACCTAAAAGAAACGACACAAAATGGCTGCAAAGTAGCCTTCATTTCCTAG
- the tbc1d15 gene encoding TBC1 domain family member 15 isoform X1 — MAATTPPKVVFEHEGVFIHTSPDESEDQDLISGFLRIVEKDGETLVEYKPLEDADPSNILCACKDSSSVVEWTQSSENNPHRPVDHQLSYETEWDMINAVSYRRKTHSHGEGGSNHVNDRNRWAFSFNVCDLRSITVKCEGWSYLIFRLKDGTALPIIHFHQGGSTAFLDSLRKSVQISESPDDKGTLFVSSYNKTFSQSFENLLDDVNYGFVQQNKEMYTDVTTDCNNTRKFKKDPYTTTLGGFSKVTNFLFDQFRVPDSECHQQRPEEEVADMLGELIPGLEINQQEEPGFEVITRLDLGPRPEVQRNGPVTMEEWTKFQDSEGRMINIPHIKHLIFKGGLCHAVRKEAWKFLLGYLPWNSTHEERKILQMRKTDEYFRMKLQWKSISEEQERRNSRLRDYRSLIEKDVNRTDRNNKFYEGLDNPGLILLHDILMTYSMYDFDLGYVQGMSDLLSPILFVMENEVDAFWCFVSLMDEMHENFEEQMQGMKTQLIQLSSLLRLQDLAFWNYLEAQDSGYLYFCFRWLLIRFKREFNFHDILRLWEVMWTGLPCQNFHLLVCCAILDSEKQKIMDRKYGFNEILKHINELSMKLDIEEILNKSESICLQIKNCKDLPNSVSEILGLPTTSKSSSAALETSEYGILESPQTSPRSTHRQDQVVSNGHSHLKETTQNGCKVAFIS, encoded by the exons ATGGCGGCTACAACTCCTCCCAAG GTTGTGTTTGAACATGAGGGAGTTTTTATACACACATCTCCAGATGAATCTGAAGATCAGGATTTAATATCAGGATTCCTCAGGATCGTTGAAAAA GATGGTGAAACTCTTGTGGAATACAAGCCTTTGGAAGACGCAGATCCCTCAAACATACTGTGTGCCTGCAAg GACTCCAGCTCAGTGGTTGAATGGACTCAAAGTTCAGAAAACAATCCTCACAGACCTGTTGACCATCAGCTGAGCTATGAAACCGAATGGGATATGATCAATGCTGTCTCATACAGGAGGAAAACCCATAGCCACGGAGAAG GAGGATCAAACCACGTAAATGACCGCAACAGATGGGCCTTCTCTTTTAATGTGTGTGACCTCAGGTCTATCACAGTTAAATGTGAGGGCTGGTCTTACCTCATTTTCCGCTTGAAGGACGGCACAGCACTACCAATCATTCATTTTCACCAGGGAGGGAGCACAGCGTTCCTGGATAGCCTAAGGAAATCCGTTCAGATCAGCGA GAGCCCAGATGATAAAGGCACCCTTTTTGTCAGCAGCTATAACAAAACTTTCTCACAGTCCTTTGAGAACCTTCTGGATGATGTAAACTATGGATTTGTACAG cagaacaaagaaatgtatacagatgTAACAACAGATTGTAACAACACGAGG AAATTCAAGAAGGATCCCTACACAACAACACTGGGTGGCTTTTCCAAGGTCACTAACTTTTTATTTGACCAGTTTCGGGTGCCTGATTCCGAGTGTCACCAGCAGCGACCTGAAGAGGAGGTTGCTGACATGTTGGGAGAGCTCATTCCTGGACTAGAGATTAACCAACAGGAAGAGCCAGGCTTTGAAGTCATTA CCAGACTTGATCTGGGGCCGAGGCCAGAAGTGCAGAGGAATGGTCCGGTTACGATGGAAGAATGGACAAAGTTCCAGGATTCAGAAGGAAGAATGATCAACATTCCTCACATAAAGCATCTCATATTTAAAGGG ggTCTTTGCCATGCTGTAAGGAAAGAGGCTTGGAAGTTTTTACTTGGATATTTGCCATGGAACAGCACCCACGAAGAAAGAAAAATACTTCAGATGAGAAAAAC AGACGAATACTTCAGAATGAAGCTTCAGTGGAAATCCATAAGCGAGGAGCAGGAACGCAGAAACTCTAGATTACGAGATTACAGAAGCCTTATTG AAAAAGACGTCAACCGAACAGACCGCAATAACAAGTTTTATGAAGGCCTGGACAACCCTGGCTTAATATTACTACATGACATCCTGATGACCTACAGCATGTACGATTTTGATTTAG GTTATGTGCAGGGCATGAGTGACCTACTATCTCCCATTCTCTTTGTGATGGAGAATGAAGTTGATGCCTTCTGGTGCTTTGTTTCACTCATGGATGAGATG CACGAGAACTTTGAGGAACAGATGCAGGGAATGAAGACCCAGCTGATTCAGCTCAGCTCTTTGCTACGTCTTCAAGACCTGGCCTTCTGGAACTATCTTG AGGCACAGGATTCTGGATACTTATATTTCTGTTTTCGATGGTTATTGATCCGATTTAAGAGAGAGTTTAATTTTCATGACATCCTTCGCCTTTGGGAG GTCATGTGGACGGGACTGCCTTGCCAAAACTTTCACCTTCTGGTGTGCTGTGCCATTTTAGACTCGgagaaacaaaaaataatgGACAGAAAATACGGATTCAATGAAATCCTAAAG CACATAAATGAACTCTCCATGAAATTGGACATTGAGGAAATCCTTAACAAGTCCGAGTCTATCTGTTTGCAGATAAAGAATTGTAAG GACTTACCCAATTCAGTAAGTGAGATATTGGGTCTGCCCACCACTTCAAAATCCTCATCAGCAGCATTAGAAACCAGTGAGTATGGAATACTCGAGTCACCACAGACCTCACCAAGATCCACGCACAGACAAGACCAGGTCGTGTCCAATGGCCACAGTCACCTAAAAGAAACGACACAAAATGGCTGCAAAGTAGCCTTCATTTCCTAG